In a single window of the Streptomyces sp. NBC_00285 genome:
- a CDS encoding SMI1/KNR4 family protein encodes MWRQAATAVFPGVGFREPAQASDLVAAEGRLRRTLPAELRLLLLESNGVIGHARVDTVWPVDQILERNLLFWSDQTFTQLYMPFDALLFFGDNGGGDQFAFVQKPQRPDIFVWEHESDSRRWVANNLQDYLGRSLREAGDDWYQL; translated from the coding sequence ATGTGGAGGCAGGCAGCGACAGCGGTCTTCCCCGGTGTGGGCTTCCGGGAACCGGCCCAGGCATCCGATCTCGTCGCGGCGGAGGGGCGGCTCAGACGAACGCTGCCGGCAGAGCTTCGGCTATTGCTCCTCGAAAGCAACGGCGTCATCGGACATGCTCGCGTGGACACCGTCTGGCCCGTCGATCAGATCCTCGAGAGGAACCTGCTCTTCTGGTCAGACCAGACGTTCACGCAGCTCTACATGCCGTTTGATGCCCTTCTCTTCTTCGGGGACAACGGAGGCGGCGACCAGTTCGCCTTCGTGCAGAAGCCCCAGCGTCCCGACATCTTCGTCTGGGAGCACGAGAGCGACAGCCGTCGATGGGTTGCCAACAACCTGCAGGACTACCTCGGCCGTTCGCTTCGGGAGGCCGGCGACGACTGGTACCAGCTGTAG
- a CDS encoding DUF2283 domain-containing protein — MPDVKVTYDKSVNAAYIYFTDPQVSVRSAHTYPCDPIDVDGMINLDFDEQGRLIGIEVLAATSKLPAYVLQAAERLDSEGS; from the coding sequence GTGCCTGACGTCAAAGTCACCTACGACAAGAGCGTGAACGCGGCGTACATATACTTCACCGACCCGCAGGTCAGCGTGAGATCAGCACATACCTATCCCTGCGATCCGATCGACGTCGACGGCATGATCAACCTCGACTTCGACGAGCAGGGCCGTCTCATCGGCATCGAGGTCCTAGCCGCCACTTCGAAGCTCCCCGCGTACGTGCTCCAAGCCGCCGAGCGGCTGGACTCCGAGGGAAGTTGA
- a CDS encoding S1 RNA-binding domain-containing protein → MAETADQGGRTVLETLEQGQVCKGVVSSIERFGAFIDIGGFHGLVNAAELTWAHHFEAVSDIVEVGQEVTIVVLDVDVERERASFSLKALYPDPLDEFARVQLGRVIPGRVERVVRIGAFVQVHENFAGLVPIHELAERDADQPESVLQIDDEVMVEVAGINLHRRRILLSLRS, encoded by the coding sequence ATGGCGGAGACGGCAGACCAAGGTGGCCGGACGGTCCTGGAGACGCTGGAGCAGGGCCAGGTCTGCAAAGGGGTGGTGTCGTCCATCGAGAGGTTCGGCGCGTTCATCGACATCGGAGGCTTCCACGGACTGGTGAACGCAGCCGAGTTGACCTGGGCTCATCACTTCGAGGCGGTGTCGGACATCGTGGAGGTCGGACAGGAGGTCACCATCGTGGTCCTGGACGTCGATGTCGAGCGGGAACGGGCTTCCTTCTCGCTGAAGGCGCTTTATCCGGATCCGCTTGATGAGTTCGCTCGCGTTCAGCTCGGTCGCGTGATTCCCGGCCGGGTGGAGAGGGTCGTGAGGATCGGAGCGTTCGTGCAAGTCCACGAGAATTTCGCGGGACTGGTTCCGATCCATGAGCTCGCAGAGCGGGATGCGGATCAGCCGGAGAGCGTCTTGCAGATTGATGATGAGGTCATGGTCGAAGTCGCTGGCATCAACCTGCATAGACGCCGGATCCTGCTGTCCCTCCGCTCGTGA
- a CDS encoding SDR family oxidoreductase — protein sequence MRIFVTGASGWIGSAVVPELINTGHQVLGLARSDASTHAVAAMGAEVLRGDLNDTDVLRAGALGSDGVIHLAFVTPSMSEAATGTDAKAIETFAAALAGSGRPLVISGATLVTPGRPATEHDELVAAGPVAARIANMKAALAAAETGVRTSLVMLPRSVHGQGERHGFVPQLIATARAKGVCGYIGDGTSRWPAVHVKDAAALYRLAVEQAPAGSVLNAVGDDGVPVREIAEAIGRHLDLPAHSLPAEEFNGMLVRLLSTDMPASSSITQQLLGWKPTHPGLIEDIEQGHYFL from the coding sequence ATGCGTATCTTCGTCACCGGTGCTTCCGGCTGGATCGGCTCAGCCGTCGTCCCCGAACTCATCAACACCGGGCACCAGGTCCTCGGGCTGGCCCGCTCGGACGCCTCCACACACGCGGTCGCCGCGATGGGAGCGGAGGTGCTGCGCGGCGACCTGAACGACACCGACGTGCTGCGCGCCGGCGCCCTGGGCAGCGACGGCGTCATCCACCTGGCCTTCGTCACTCCCAGCATGAGCGAGGCCGCGACGGGGACGGACGCCAAGGCCATCGAAACGTTCGCCGCCGCCCTCGCCGGCTCCGGCAGGCCCCTTGTGATCTCCGGCGCCACACTCGTGACACCCGGCCGGCCCGCGACCGAGCACGACGAACTCGTCGCGGCAGGACCCGTCGCCGCCCGCATCGCCAACATGAAGGCAGCGCTCGCAGCAGCAGAAACGGGCGTGCGCACCTCTCTGGTCATGCTGCCCCGCTCGGTCCACGGCCAGGGGGAGCGTCACGGCTTCGTTCCCCAGCTCATCGCCACGGCCCGGGCCAAGGGCGTCTGCGGCTACATCGGCGACGGCACCAGCCGCTGGCCCGCCGTCCACGTCAAGGACGCCGCGGCCCTCTACCGCCTTGCCGTAGAGCAGGCACCCGCCGGCTCCGTCCTCAACGCCGTCGGCGACGACGGCGTGCCGGTCCGCGAGATCGCCGAGGCCATCGGCCGACACCTCGACCTACCCGCACACTCCTTGCCCGCCGAGGAGTTCAACGGGATGCTCGTGCGCCTCCTCAGCACCGACATGCCCGCCTCCAGCAGCATCACCCAGCAACTCCTGGGATGGAAGCCCACCCACCCCGGCCTCATCGAGGACATCGAACAAGGCCACTACTTCCTGTGA
- a CDS encoding TetR family transcriptional regulator, with product MSRWAPDARERLESAALDLFVENGFDETTVAQIADRAGLNRATFFRHFTDKREVLFGGEDVLAGLFADGIRAAAADVTLAQCLRAAFAATDPVMTPQRRAKAVQRRRVVAANSDLQERGLLKHARIATSISTALRERGTDELTARLGAEVAMLAFAIAAERWLKADDDEPFPPLAQAALSDLQVRAAELDTRPRPST from the coding sequence GTGAGCAGATGGGCACCGGACGCACGTGAACGCCTGGAGAGCGCAGCGTTGGACCTGTTCGTGGAAAACGGGTTCGACGAGACGACCGTCGCGCAGATCGCGGATCGCGCCGGCTTGAACCGCGCCACGTTCTTCCGTCACTTCACCGACAAACGCGAGGTCCTGTTCGGCGGCGAGGACGTACTCGCCGGCCTGTTCGCCGACGGCATCCGCGCTGCCGCTGCGGACGTGACGCTCGCGCAGTGCCTGCGGGCGGCGTTCGCGGCCACCGACCCGGTCATGACCCCGCAGCGGCGGGCCAAGGCCGTCCAGCGCAGGCGGGTGGTCGCGGCCAACAGCGACCTGCAGGAGCGGGGACTGCTCAAGCACGCCCGGATCGCCACGTCGATCAGTACCGCGCTGCGCGAACGCGGCACAGACGAGCTGACCGCCCGACTGGGCGCGGAAGTGGCGATGCTCGCCTTCGCCATCGCCGCCGAGCGCTGGTTGAAGGCGGACGACGACGAACCGTTCCCGCCCCTCGCCCAAGCAGCCCTAAGCGACCTTCAGGTGCGCGCCGCCGAGCTCGACACCCGACCCCGCCCCTCCACCTGA
- a CDS encoding ExeA family protein, translating into MLTNQGMDQDSPLSCLLVGQPTLRRTMKLAVLAALEQRTAPRYTMPGMTSAETSSYVAHHLKIAGRPDQLFTEDALTLIHTTSRGYPRAVNNLSLQALVAAFVTGKNLVDETAARASVSEVVGD; encoded by the coding sequence ATGCTGACCAACCAGGGCATGGACCAGGACTCCCCGCTGTCCTGCCTGCTGGTCGGCCAACCGACGCTCAGACGCACCATGAAACTCGCCGTCCTCGCCGCCCTGGAGCAGCGGACCGCGCCGCGTTACACCATGCCCGGCATGACCTCGGCAGAGACGTCCAGCTACGTCGCCCACCACCTGAAGATCGCCGGGCGCCCGGACCAACTGTTCACCGAGGACGCCCTCACACTGATCCACACCACCTCGCGCGGCTACCCGCGGGCGGTCAACAACCTCTCCCTGCAGGCCCTCGTCGCCGCCTTCGTGACCGGGAAGAACCTGGTCGACGAGACCGCCGCCCGCGCGTCCGTGAGCGAGGTGGTCGGCGACTGA
- a CDS encoding HAD family hydrolase produces the protein MPIQGVLFDVDDTLFDYSTSEEVGVLAHLREQRLLDQFPDPATALAFWRKIMEVQYARFLNGELTFTEQRLERTRQFLSHLGQDTSGMPDHEAAAWFASYEAHRNAAWAAFPDAEPVLRKLAPDYRLGIVSNSSGDHQRDKLHAIGLLPYFDNALICSDQHGAAKPAPSIFLAGCTALRLPPHEVAYVGDKYTLDAVGAHDAGLHAYWLDRANINSGNATGSIRVIHSLDELPDALTR, from the coding sequence ATGCCGATCCAAGGTGTGCTTTTCGACGTGGACGACACTCTGTTCGACTACTCGACCTCGGAAGAAGTTGGCGTGCTCGCCCACCTGCGGGAGCAACGGCTGCTCGATCAGTTCCCCGACCCCGCCACGGCACTCGCCTTCTGGCGGAAGATCATGGAAGTGCAGTACGCACGCTTCCTCAACGGCGAGCTCACTTTCACCGAACAGCGGCTCGAACGCACCCGTCAATTCCTCTCCCACCTCGGGCAGGACACCTCGGGCATGCCGGACCACGAAGCGGCTGCCTGGTTCGCCAGCTACGAGGCTCACCGCAACGCAGCCTGGGCGGCATTTCCCGATGCCGAGCCTGTCCTCAGGAAACTCGCACCGGACTACCGCCTCGGGATCGTCTCCAACTCATCCGGCGACCACCAGCGCGACAAGCTCCACGCCATCGGCCTGCTGCCCTACTTCGACAACGCGCTCATCTGCTCCGACCAGCACGGCGCCGCCAAGCCTGCACCGAGCATCTTCCTCGCGGGCTGCACGGCGCTCCGCCTCCCACCACACGAAGTGGCCTACGTCGGAGACAAGTACACGCTCGACGCCGTGGGGGCCCACGACGCGGGGCTGCACGCCTACTGGCTCGACCGGGCGAACATCAACTCCGGCAACGCCACCGGCAGTATCCGCGTCATCCACTCCCTCGACGAACTCCCAGACGCCCTCACCCGCTGA
- a CDS encoding IS701 family transposase, which yields MDRIAGRFARVEPRRRTRHLVLGVLADLPRKKCWTIAEWVGEATPDAMQHLLSRAKWDAEAVRDDLRDYVVEHLHDDQAVLVVDETGDVKKGSHTVGVQRQYTGTAGRIENAQVAVYLAYAGQRGHAALDRELYIPRSWTDQPDRCRAAGLDPGTTFATKPELAIRMITRFLDSGHHAPWVAGDEVYGGNSTLRAALEDRAAGYVLAVARTHEVTTRAGKFSADTLAKKLPKRAWQKLSAGAGAKGHRFYNWAHIDLPSTAPGHHHLLIRRNRTTGELAYYRCFSPGPVPLAALVRVAGSRWRVEETFQSGKGLAGLDEHQLRRYTSWSRWITLAMLAHAFLAVVRADEHRLRPGPDDLIPLTCNEIQRLFIALVARPVHEAGHWLRWSHWRRRHQARSRASHYSRQAASKA from the coding sequence ATGGACCGCATCGCGGGCAGGTTCGCCCGGGTCGAACCCCGACGCCGAACACGCCACTTGGTCCTGGGAGTGCTCGCGGACCTGCCGCGGAAGAAATGCTGGACCATCGCCGAATGGGTCGGCGAGGCCACTCCCGACGCCATGCAGCACTTGCTCAGTCGCGCCAAGTGGGACGCCGAAGCAGTCCGCGACGACCTGCGTGACTATGTGGTCGAGCACCTGCACGACGACCAGGCGGTGCTCGTGGTCGACGAGACCGGCGACGTGAAGAAGGGCAGCCACACCGTCGGCGTCCAGCGCCAATACACCGGTACCGCGGGGCGAATCGAAAACGCCCAAGTCGCCGTCTACCTCGCCTACGCAGGTCAGCGAGGACATGCCGCACTGGACCGCGAGCTCTACATCCCGCGCTCGTGGACCGACCAGCCCGACCGCTGCCGGGCCGCCGGGCTCGACCCGGGCACCACGTTCGCCACCAAGCCCGAACTGGCCATCCGCATGATCACCCGTTTCCTGGACTCCGGCCACCACGCCCCCTGGGTGGCCGGCGACGAGGTCTACGGCGGCAACTCCACACTGCGCGCCGCCCTGGAGGACCGGGCCGCGGGATACGTGCTCGCAGTGGCCCGCACCCACGAGGTCACCACCAGGGCGGGGAAGTTCAGCGCGGACACCTTGGCCAAGAAGCTCCCCAAGCGGGCCTGGCAGAAGCTATCCGCCGGAGCCGGAGCCAAGGGACACCGCTTCTACAATTGGGCCCACATCGACCTGCCCAGCACTGCGCCAGGTCACCACCACCTGCTGATCCGCCGCAACCGCACCACCGGCGAACTCGCCTACTACCGCTGCTTCTCACCCGGGCCGGTACCCCTGGCAGCCCTGGTGCGGGTCGCGGGATCCCGGTGGCGAGTCGAGGAGACGTTCCAGTCCGGAAAAGGTCTGGCCGGATTGGACGAGCACCAGCTCCGCCGCTACACGTCATGGTCCCGCTGGATCACTCTCGCCATGCTCGCCCACGCCTTCCTGGCCGTCGTCCGCGCCGACGAGCACCGTCTCCGCCCAGGCCCCGACGACCTGATCCCGCTGACCTGCAACGAAATCCAGCGGCTCTTCATAGCCCTCGTCGCCCGGCCCGTCCACGAGGCCGGGCACTGGCTCCGATGGTCCCACTGGCGGCGTCGTCACCAAGCCCGATCCCGAGCCAGCCACTACAGCCGTCAAGCCGCGAGCAAAGCATGA
- a CDS encoding TetR/AcrR family transcriptional regulator, which produces MTERNRGRPRAFDRDRAVLDAARLFWRRGYSGTSTRTLTAALGLSTSSLYAAFGSKAGLFEEAVRTYAERYREIYQQAVAEKDIQTVIERILTDSVHEFTQPSDTHPGCLISSAVMTDSTSTLDTSAYVAELHSSNEQALLVRIERAIQDGELAAGTNAAVLTGLIQSVWYGLSVRSNVDTAREDLLATAQLAHHLICQQLASSPTS; this is translated from the coding sequence GTGACCGAACGCAACCGTGGACGCCCCCGAGCCTTCGACCGCGACCGTGCGGTCCTTGACGCCGCTCGCCTCTTCTGGCGACGCGGCTACTCCGGCACCTCGACCCGCACCTTGACCGCGGCCCTCGGGCTTTCCACCTCTAGCCTCTATGCCGCCTTCGGCAGCAAGGCCGGACTGTTCGAGGAAGCGGTGCGGACCTACGCCGAGCGTTACCGCGAGATCTACCAGCAGGCTGTCGCCGAGAAGGACATCCAGACGGTCATCGAACGCATCCTCACCGACTCGGTCCACGAGTTCACCCAGCCAAGCGACACGCATCCCGGGTGTCTCATCAGCAGCGCCGTGATGACCGACAGCACGAGCACCCTCGATACCAGCGCCTACGTCGCCGAACTGCACAGCTCGAACGAGCAGGCCCTCCTCGTGCGCATCGAACGAGCGATCCAGGACGGGGAACTAGCCGCGGGCACCAACGCAGCGGTCCTGACCGGGCTCATCCAATCCGTCTGGTACGGATTGTCAGTGCGGTCCAACGTCGACACGGCTCGCGAGGACCTGCTCGCGACGGCACAACTTGCTCACCATCTGATCTGCCAACAACTCGCGTCGTCACCAACGTCCTGA